A single genomic interval of Anopheles darlingi chromosome X, idAnoDarlMG_H_01, whole genome shotgun sequence harbors:
- the LOC125949638 gene encoding beta-1,4-mannosyltransferase egh, translated as MLSSTTKHLLHCTLLLSMLLIFELFSGGIKVNENSFVAVDPWAEYGTVATVILYLLRLLTFLTLPQVLFNFFGLTLYNAFPEKVVLKGSPLLAPFICIRVVTRGDYAELVQSNVLRNMNTCLDTGLENFLIEVVTDKPIGLPKHRRTREIVVPREYQTASGAMFKARALQYCLEDRVNVLNSNDWVVHLDEETLLTENSVRGIINFVLDGKHPFGQGLITYANENVVNWLTTLADSFRVADDMGKLRLQFKLFHKPFFSWKGSYVVTQLHAERTVSFDNGIDGSVAEDCFFAMRAFAEGYTFDFIEGEMYEKSPFTLVDFLQQRKRWLQGILLVVRSPLIPLRNKLLLGISLCSWITMPLSTSNMVFAALYPIPCPNLIDFVCGFIAGFNIYMYVFGVIKSFSLYRSGVVKFLACVVGALCTIPINVVIENVAVIWGLIGKKNKFYVVQKVVAAGRPPVTV; from the exons ATGCTTAGCTCCACGACGAAGCACCTGCTGCACTGCACCCTACTGCTGTCGATGCTGCTCATATTCGAGCTGTTCTCCGGGGGCATAAAGGTGAACGAGAACTCGTTCGTGGCGGTCGATCCGTGGGCCGagtacggtacggtggccacggtcatTCTGTACCTGCTGCGGTTGCTCACCTTTCTAACGCTGCCACAGGTGCTGTTCAACTTCTTCGGTCTCACGCTGTACAATGCGTTCCCGGAGAAGGTGGTGCTGAAAGGTTCGCCCCTGCTAGCACCGTTCATCTGCATCCGGGTAGTGACGCGCGGAGACTACGCCGAGTTGGTGCAGTCGAACGTGTTGCGCAACATGAACACCTGTCTGGACACGGGGCTGGAAAATTTCCTAATCGAGGTGGTGACGGACAAGCCGATCGGGCTGCCGAAGCATCGCCGGACGCGGGAAATTGTCGTACCGCGCGAATATCAGACCGCCAGTGGCGCCATGTTCAAGGCCCGCGCCCTGCAGTACTGCCTCGAGGACCGCGTCAACGTACTGAACAGCAACGACTGGGTGGTGCACCTGGACGAGGAGACGCTGCTGACGGAGAACAGCGTGCGCGGCATCATTAACTTCGTGCTGGACGGCAAGCACCCGTTCGGTCAGGGTCTGATCACCTACGCCAATGAGAACGTGGTCAACTGGCTGACGACGCTGGCCGACAGCTTCCGAGTGGCCGACGATATGGGTAAGCTGCGCCTCCAATTCAAGCTGTTCCACAAGCCGTTCTTCAGCTGGAAGGGTAGCTACGTCGTGACTCAG CTCCATGCCGAACGTACTGTCTCGTTCGACAATGGCATTGACGGTTCTGTCGCCGAGGATTGCTTCTTTGCGATGCGTGCGTTCGCCGAGGGCTACACGTTCGACTTCATCGAGGGCGAGATGTACGAGAAATCGCCGTTCACGCTGGTGGATTTCCTGCAGCAGCGCAAGCGATGGCTGCAGGGCATCCTGCTGGTCGTTCGCTCACCGCTTATCCCGCTGCGcaacaagctgctgctcggcaTCAGCCTCTGCTCGTGGATCACAATGCCGCTCTCGACCTCCAACATGGTCTTTGCCGCGCTCTACCCGATCCCCTGCCCGAACCTGATCGACTTCGTGTGCGGTTTCATTGCGGGCTTCAACATCTACATGTACGTGTTCGGGGTGATCAAGTCGTTCTCCCTTTACCGGTCGGGCGTGGTCAAGTTCCTGGCCTGTGTGGTCGGGGCCCTCTGCACTATCCCGATCAATGTGGTCATCGAGAATGTGGCCGTCATCTGGGGGCTGATCGGTAAGAAGAACAAGTTCTACGTCGTACAGAAAGTCGTCGCAGCAGGACGTCCGCCGGTGACGGTGTAA